The Streptomyces sp. 11x1 genomic sequence GCAGGCGCGCGGAGGTCGGCGTGGTCCCGTGGGCGTCCAGCCACGCGCGGACCGCGGGCGTCTCCATGCACGCGAGGTCCTGGACGGCGGCGGGGGCCACGCCGAGCGGTACGGACTCGTCGTCGAGCAGGAACAGATAGGCGTCGTCGGTCATCCTCGATCCTTTCCCCACGGCTGTTGACCGACATCCGCATACCCCCTCCCGGCCGATTCACCGTCCGGCGCCGCGGGCGTCCGCGGCCGGTCGCGGCCACGGCCCGCTCCGGGAAGGGGCTCGCCCGCGGACGGGGATCCCCCGAGGCCGGGCTCGTCCCGGAGCCAGGCTCGCGTGGGTCCGCGATCAGGCGGTTCCGCCGCGGCGGCCGCGCAGCCACCACACTCCGCCGCCGACCGCGACGAGGACGGCCGCGCCGATGCCCAGCGGCACGGCCGGGGAGAGACCGTCGTCGCCGTCCGTGCCGGCCGCCGCGGGCTCCGCCGACGGCTTCTCGGCGTCCGGCTCCTTCGTGGCCTCCTTCGTGGGGGCCGCCGTCGTGGGCTCCTCGGAGGGGGTGGGCGTGGGGCTGACGGGCTTCGCGCCGGGCGCGGCGGCCTTCAGGTCCAGCCGGGGTGCCGGGTGGCCGTGGTGGCCGTCTCCGGACTCCTCCTCCAGTTCGATCCAGCGGTCCACCTTGCCGTCGCTGTAGGACTGCAGGGTCTTGAAGACCAGTGACTTCGCGTCGGGCAACTGCCGTACGGTGACGACGTATTCGACGTCCTCCCCCACCGCCTGCTTCTCGCCCGAGACGGTGTAGCCCCGGCTGGTGGGGCTGAGCTTCCAGCCGTCGGGGCCCTTCTCGTAGGTGATGCCGGCGGGGGCGATGCCCTCGGGCAGGATCACCTCCAGCTTGGTGATGCCGGCCGTGGTGGACTCCGACGCGGCGGAGAAGGTCAGTTCGACGTTCTGGTCGAGGGCGCGGGCACCCTTCGCCTCGACGTCCGCATGGGCCGCGGCGGGCCCCGCGACGGCGACGACGGCCGCGAGGGCGACCGCGGTGAGCGCGCCGGATCGACGCAGGGTACGCAGCAGGGTGGAGCGGTGCACGGGGAACTCCCTTGAATGGGTGAGCTGTTGGCGTGGTGGGACACGGGGCAGCCCCGGCGCGCGCGGATCGGCCGGTGCCGATCGGCGCGCTCGGGGGTGCGGCCTGTGTCCGGGGCGTGGAGCCGACAGCGCGTCGTGCTCGCGGACGCCCCGGGAAACCGGCTGTCGTCAGACGGCGACAGCGGCCCCGGCCGGTGGCCCCCGGGAGGTGATCGCGTGGATGAGGAGATGGCGGCGCGGCGCACCGTCCGTACGGGCGCGGCGGGCGCGGGTCGGCGGACGGTACGCCGGCGCGGACGGTCCGAGGAGCGGGCGGAGGGGCGCGGTCAGCCATCCGGCGAGCGCCCGCAGGATACGGAAGGCGGCACGCTCACCGTGGGCGAGCCAGAGGCCACACAGCAGCGCGGCCAGCAGATGGGCGGCGAGCATGCCCGTCGAGGGCAGGCCGCCCATGATGTGCTCCAGCCCGTGCGTGACCGCCGCGACCAGGTGCTCCGTCGAAGGTGAGACGGGCGGGGTTCCCGTCGTGTGGTCCATCGTCGCCATGGCGGACCGGACGGGCGGGGCACCCGTCGCGTGGCCGAACGCGTCCGTGGCCGGGCCCGTGGCGCCCCGGGGATACCGCACCACCGTGTGGGCGAGCGAGAACATCGCGTGGAGGAACGCCTGCGCGGCGACCGTGGCGGAGCCGACCAGGAGCGGGCCGCGCTCCCGGGCGCCCGACCACCAGGCCGCGCCGCCGGTCACCGCCGTCCCCGCGACCATGGCCCACCAGGGCACCGCGGCCCCCGACATCAGGACGTGCCCGAGGGAGGTGAGCAACACGCAGACGGCCGCGAACACGGCGGCCCTGAGCATGCGGGAACACCCCCCAGCGGTCATCGCGCCCCATCCTCGCAGTCCTGGTCCCACGCGTCACGGGAGGGTACGTGCACGCCCCTGGCCTGCCACTCAATCCGGCCGCGGTGACGCACACCACACCGGCCGCGTAGGGGGTGGCGGGGCAGGGGCCGGCGAGGGACGGCTGCGGTGGCCTGACGCGGCATCAAGCCAAAGTGACGCCGGCGGTGTCGGTCGTCTTTCGGGATCGCTGTGGCGCTCCTATCTTCGTACGCCAATGGTTACCGACGGTAAGGGGTGGGCGATGGACACGCTGGGCGGCACCACACGCAGAGGTTTCCTGGGTACGGCGACGGCCGCCGGTGGTGCCGTCGCCCTCGGCACCGCGCCGCGGGCGGAGGCACGGGATGAGGCGCGGCAAGAGGCCGCTCCACACACCGTGGCGGTCCTGGGCGGGGGCGTCGCCGGTCTCACGGCGGCGCACGAACTCGCCGAGCGCGGCTTCCGGGTGACGGTGTACGAACGCAAGGCGCTCGGCGGCAAGGCCCGCAGCATGGACGTACCGGGCAGCGGTACGGGCGGCCGTGCCCCGTTGCCCGGGGAGCACGGCTTCCGCTTCATCCCGGGGATCTATCACAACCTGCCCGACACCATGCGCCGCATCCCCTTCCCGGGCAACGCCCATGGCGTGCACGACAACCTCGTCGCCCCCAAGGAGATGCTGTTCGCCCGGTCCAGCGGCCGCGAGGACATCAGGATCCCGCTCCCCTGGCCGGACAACAGCCCCGCCGACCTCACCCCCGACGAGATCCGCCGAGCCGTCACCGCGTTGCTGGACACCGCCTTCAAACTTCCCCTGCACGAGGCCCTCTACTTCGCCAACCGCTTCCTGGTCTTCCTCACCAGCTGCGACGAACGCCGCGACGAGACCTGGGAGCGGACACCGTGGTGGGAGTTCGTCCGCGCCGGGCAGATGTCGTACGACTACCAGCGGATCCTCGCGGTCGGCATCACCCGCAACATCGTGGCCACCAAGGCGGAGGAGGCCAGCACCCGTACCGTCGCCACCCTGCTGGAGGCCTTCGCCTTCAACCTGCTGGGGCGGGGCGCGGACGGCCCGCTGGACCGGATCCTCGACGCGCCCACCAACGAGGCCTGGATCGACCCGTGGGTGACCCATCTGCGGTCCCTCGGGGTCGAGTTCCGGATCGGCTGGACCGTACGTGACCTGACCCCGGACGGTGGCCGGATCGGCTCGGCCGTCATCGAGGATCCGACGGGCACCCGGCGGACCATCACCGCCGACCACTACATCTCGGCCATGCCGGTCGAGCACGCCCGGCGCACCTGGAACCCGGCCGTGCGCGCCGCCGACCCCCAACTCGCCGCGTGCGACCGGCTGCAGACCGACTGGATGACCGGCATCCAGTTCTATCTGACCGAACGCACGCCGATCCTGCACGGCCATCTCGACCTCATCGACTCCCCCTGGTCGCTGACGGCGATCGCGCAGGCGCAGCACTGGCCGGGCCACGACTTCCCCGCCGACTTCGGGGACGGCACGGTCGCGGACTGCCTCTCCGTGGACGTCTCCGAGTGGGACCGGCCCGGCATCCTGTACGGGAAGACGGCCAAGCAGTGCACCCGCGCCGAGGTCGCCCGCGAGGTGTGGGCGCAGCTGAAGGCCGCGCTCAACGACACCGGCCGTACGGTCCTGAAGGACTCCGTGCTCCACTCCTGGTTCCTCGACCCGGCCGTGGACGGACTCGGCACCCCGAACCCGGTCAACGAGGAGCAGTTGCTGATCCATCCGACGGGGACCTTCCACCACCGCCCGCGCTCGGCCACGAGGATCCCCAACCTCTTCCTGTCCGGCGACTACGTGGCCGTACCCATCGACCTGGCGACCATGGAGGGCGCCAACACCTCCGCCCGGCAGGCCGTCAACGCCCTGCTGGACCGGATCGGTTCGTCCGCCGAGCGGTGCACCGTCACCCCGCTGTACCGGGCACCCGAGTTCGAGGCGCTCAAGCGCCACGACCGGACCCGGTACCTCCTGCGGCTGCCGAACCTCTTCGACCTCGGCTGACGTCGCCGTCCGGCAGGCCGACACCTCACCGTCCGCGCCGGGGTCCCGGCCGTTCGCGTGCCACGCTGTGCGCGGTGCCGGGACGGAAGGACGGGGCGGTCTGTGACAACGCAGCGCGAGAGTCGAGGGCTGCTCGCCCGGGTACGGGCGGTCCCCGGGGTCGAAGCGGTGGCGTCCTACCGGCGCGAGTGGCTGGTCAAGGACCTGGTCGCGGGGGTCGTCCTGACCACACTGCTGGTCCCCCAGGGGATGGCGTACGCCGAGCTGGCGGGCCTGCCGCCGATCACCGGCCTCTACACGACGGTGCTCTGCCTGCTCGGGTACGCGGTGTGCGGGCCGTCCCGGATCCTGGTGCTGGGCCCGGACTCCTCACTCGGGCCGATGATCGCCGCCACCGTGCTGCCCCTGGTGGCGGCGGACGGGGATCCGGACCGAGCCGTCGCGCTGGCGTCGATGCTCGCGCTCATGGTGGCGGCCGTCATGATCCTGGCGTCGGTGGCGAAGCTCGGTTTCATCGCCGACCTGATCTCCAAG encodes the following:
- a CDS encoding DUF1775 domain-containing protein: MHRSTLLRTLRRSGALTAVALAAVVAVAGPAAAHADVEAKGARALDQNVELTFSAASESTTAGITKLEVILPEGIAPAGITYEKGPDGWKLSPTSRGYTVSGEKQAVGEDVEYVVTVRQLPDAKSLVFKTLQSYSDGKVDRWIELEEESGDGHHGHPAPRLDLKAAAPGAKPVSPTPTPSEEPTTAAPTKEATKEPDAEKPSAEPAAAGTDGDDGLSPAVPLGIGAAVLVAVGGGVWWLRGRRGGTA
- a CDS encoding FAD-dependent oxidoreductase, with amino-acid sequence MGGTTRRGFLGTATAAGGAVALGTAPRAEARDEARQEAAPHTVAVLGGGVAGLTAAHELAERGFRVTVYERKALGGKARSMDVPGSGTGGRAPLPGEHGFRFIPGIYHNLPDTMRRIPFPGNAHGVHDNLVAPKEMLFARSSGREDIRIPLPWPDNSPADLTPDEIRRAVTALLDTAFKLPLHEALYFANRFLVFLTSCDERRDETWERTPWWEFVRAGQMSYDYQRILAVGITRNIVATKAEEASTRTVATLLEAFAFNLLGRGADGPLDRILDAPTNEAWIDPWVTHLRSLGVEFRIGWTVRDLTPDGGRIGSAVIEDPTGTRRTITADHYISAMPVEHARRTWNPAVRAADPQLAACDRLQTDWMTGIQFYLTERTPILHGHLDLIDSPWSLTAIAQAQHWPGHDFPADFGDGTVADCLSVDVSEWDRPGILYGKTAKQCTRAEVAREVWAQLKAALNDTGRTVLKDSVLHSWFLDPAVDGLGTPNPVNEEQLLIHPTGTFHHRPRSATRIPNLFLSGDYVAVPIDLATMEGANTSARQAVNALLDRIGSSAERCTVTPLYRAPEFEALKRHDRTRYLLRLPNLFDLG